A section of the Phycisphaerales bacterium genome encodes:
- the priA gene encoding primosomal protein N': MPHLFPQAQPIAYAHIAVERSVDRYPNGLTYAIPQELEYVMPGRRVIVPLGSGNTPTPGYVIDRCTQLADLPNAPQDPESIKLILEANEPSSSLPIELIELARWISNYYVTPIGMTLAAMLPAAVKKQAGQQRVMMVDRNESVEIPQRLPKKQAHVMTTLMDLPAEQRPIELRQLKVLCELGTTGPIKRLLDRSLLQATENTRIQATWQRSTQVVAETPTLTTQQQQVISEITPSLSAGFSAHLLHGVTASGKTEVYIRLIETVLAQGRSAILLVPEISLTPQTAGRLISRFPQQDVAILHSQLTAAQRNQQWSQVVSGQARIVIGARSAVFAPMPPEHLGLIIVDEEHDGSYKQDQMPRYNGRDVAIRRAQLADCPVVLGSATPSMESWHNAQRKTYQLHCMPKRVPGMQLPQVHIVDLAQSPKSAGSDGGVAPNLLSPPLVAAIERTLAEGGQTLLLLNRRGYANYIMCAAQQCDWVMQCDHCDVTMVYHRNVPTAKAGYVRCHHCLTQQRLPKACPQCSQRVATLGLGTQRVEEALRKRFPELDNETSMARVDSDTMGRPGAIEMVLDRLGSGELRLLLGTQMIAKGLDYPGVRLVGVINADTALSLPDFRASERTFQLVSQVVGRCGRSTKADSGPSHHIDMSQESGKSPAPTATAIVQTFNPTAPAITLAAQHNYDQFAELELSGRREVGLPPITRMARIVCRDRELAQATMAASNLATALSNLCDGHVRIMGPAPAPIARISGYFREQIELIADDPASLQQVLARARGQGILAANSQVAIDVDPVVLL, translated from the coding sequence ATGCCTCACCTTTTCCCCCAAGCTCAGCCGATTGCCTACGCCCACATTGCTGTGGAGCGAAGTGTTGATCGATATCCCAACGGCCTGACCTATGCGATCCCACAAGAACTGGAATATGTGATGCCAGGACGTCGGGTGATCGTCCCTCTTGGATCGGGCAATACGCCAACACCTGGCTATGTCATTGATCGATGCACACAACTCGCAGACTTGCCCAATGCACCCCAAGATCCAGAGTCGATCAAACTCATTCTTGAAGCCAACGAGCCCTCCAGCTCGCTTCCTATTGAACTTATTGAGTTAGCAAGGTGGATTAGCAACTACTACGTAACACCCATCGGAATGACGCTTGCGGCAATGCTCCCTGCGGCGGTAAAAAAACAAGCTGGGCAGCAGCGCGTCATGATGGTTGACCGAAACGAGTCTGTTGAGATTCCACAACGCCTGCCCAAGAAACAAGCCCATGTCATGACGACGCTGATGGACCTACCCGCTGAGCAGCGCCCGATTGAACTTCGCCAACTCAAGGTCTTATGTGAGCTCGGAACAACCGGTCCAATTAAACGACTTCTTGATCGCAGCCTGTTACAGGCCACCGAAAACACCAGGATCCAGGCAACATGGCAAAGATCAACACAAGTTGTTGCTGAAACACCCACACTCACAACACAACAGCAACAAGTGATCTCTGAAATCACACCGTCACTGTCAGCGGGATTCAGCGCTCACTTACTCCACGGAGTGACCGCCTCTGGCAAGACTGAGGTCTACATTCGTCTTATTGAAACCGTTCTTGCTCAGGGTCGTAGCGCCATCTTGCTCGTACCTGAAATTTCACTCACCCCACAAACAGCTGGCCGACTCATCAGCCGATTCCCACAGCAAGATGTCGCCATTTTGCACTCCCAACTCACCGCTGCACAACGCAATCAACAGTGGTCTCAGGTCGTCTCTGGCCAGGCTCGTATCGTCATCGGCGCCCGTTCAGCTGTCTTTGCACCAATGCCACCCGAGCACCTCGGGCTTATTATTGTCGACGAGGAACATGACGGTTCCTATAAGCAGGATCAGATGCCGCGCTACAACGGGCGTGATGTTGCCATTCGGCGCGCTCAACTTGCGGACTGTCCGGTTGTTTTAGGCAGTGCCACACCCTCGATGGAGAGCTGGCACAATGCTCAGCGAAAGACGTACCAATTACATTGCATGCCCAAGCGGGTGCCTGGGATGCAGCTGCCGCAAGTGCATATCGTTGATCTTGCCCAGAGTCCGAAATCTGCTGGAAGCGATGGCGGTGTCGCACCAAATCTCTTAAGTCCTCCTTTGGTGGCAGCTATTGAACGCACGCTCGCGGAAGGTGGACAGACACTACTGCTGCTGAACCGCCGTGGATATGCCAACTACATCATGTGTGCTGCACAACAATGTGATTGGGTGATGCAGTGCGATCACTGTGACGTAACCATGGTCTACCATCGCAATGTGCCAACTGCCAAAGCAGGATATGTGCGCTGCCACCATTGCCTAACCCAACAGCGCCTGCCCAAGGCCTGCCCACAATGTAGCCAACGAGTCGCCACACTGGGGCTCGGCACCCAACGCGTGGAAGAAGCATTAAGAAAACGCTTCCCAGAACTTGATAATGAAACCAGCATGGCTCGTGTTGATTCCGACACCATGGGACGCCCAGGCGCCATTGAGATGGTCTTAGACCGACTCGGCTCAGGCGAGCTCAGACTCTTACTGGGCACTCAGATGATCGCGAAGGGACTGGACTATCCCGGCGTAAGGCTTGTTGGCGTGATCAATGCAGATACCGCTCTGTCACTGCCTGACTTTCGCGCCTCTGAACGTACCTTCCAGCTTGTCAGCCAAGTCGTTGGAAGATGTGGCCGCTCAACCAAGGCCGACTCTGGACCGAGCCACCACATTGACATGTCGCAAGAGTCTGGCAAAAGCCCGGCTCCCACAGCCACAGCCATCGTCCAGACGTTTAATCCAACGGCCCCAGCAATTACACTGGCCGCACAACATAATTATGATCAATTTGCGGAGCTCGAACTCAGCGGCCGGCGTGAGGTTGGGCTCCCACCCATCACACGTATGGCTCGCATCGTCTGCCGCGATCGTGAACTGGCCCAAGCGACGATGGCGGCTTCCAATCTTGCCACGGCGTTGAGCAACTTATGTGATGGACATGTCCGCATTATGGGCCCCGCACCGGCCCCTATTGCCCGTATCTCCGGCTACTTCCGTGAACAAATCGAACTGATCGCCGACGACCCAGCCTCGCTTCAACAAGTACTTGCCAGAGCGCGAGGCCAAGGAATTTTGGCTGCAAACAGCCAGGTCGCGATCGATGTTGATCCGGTGGTGCTGCTGTAA
- the carA gene encoding glutamine-hydrolyzing carbamoyl-phosphate synthase small subunit, giving the protein MSVLFVGKQVGQALHFRWCIMKTPSNKDSTARLALEDGTIFHGQAFAGSTQAGTWFGEVVFNTALTGYQEAISDPSYAGQILVMTATQIGNYGVAPDDVESGGPRVAGFVVRQMARRWSNCRADKSLEEWLESGNGDQAGVPAITGIDTRALVRRLRTQGVMRGAICSDSAVSDQALIKSIQAADTIEGRNLVDEVAPTASGIWVETLGQWGRCNANLDAKSSRMRVVAMDCGAKFNIYRNLCDIGCDVEAVTAGNLAQRLEDLIERGEIDGLMVSNGPGDPAAVSEGIEALSKVAGRIPTFGICLGHQLLALALGATTYKLSFGHRGANQPVRNLLTGRVEITSQNHGFCVDEGSLEAAGLEVTHRHLNDGTVAGFRHPQRPIFSVQYHPEASPGPHDAQDLFRCFRSMMERPRPLDAEMLLESSSMAFT; this is encoded by the coding sequence ATGAGTGTGTTGTTTGTTGGCAAGCAGGTCGGTCAGGCTCTACACTTCCGTTGGTGCATTATGAAAACACCTTCGAATAAAGACTCAACGGCACGCTTAGCTCTGGAAGATGGCACGATCTTTCATGGGCAGGCATTCGCTGGGTCCACTCAGGCTGGAACCTGGTTTGGTGAGGTTGTCTTTAATACTGCCTTGACTGGGTATCAGGAGGCGATTTCGGATCCCAGTTATGCGGGGCAGATTCTGGTCATGACCGCAACCCAGATTGGTAACTATGGGGTCGCGCCAGACGATGTTGAATCCGGAGGGCCACGTGTGGCGGGTTTCGTGGTGCGTCAAATGGCTCGCCGTTGGTCGAATTGCCGAGCGGACAAGTCCCTTGAAGAGTGGTTGGAATCTGGGAATGGGGATCAGGCAGGGGTTCCAGCGATCACGGGCATTGATACCAGGGCACTGGTGAGGCGACTGCGAACCCAGGGGGTCATGCGGGGTGCCATCTGTAGCGATTCAGCAGTCAGTGACCAGGCGCTTATTAAGTCGATTCAGGCAGCAGATACGATTGAGGGCCGGAATCTTGTAGATGAGGTTGCTCCAACAGCCTCTGGAATCTGGGTCGAAACACTGGGGCAGTGGGGCAGATGCAATGCAAATTTAGATGCCAAGTCATCCAGGATGCGTGTGGTGGCTATGGATTGTGGCGCTAAGTTCAATATATACAGAAACTTATGTGATATTGGATGTGATGTGGAGGCCGTGACGGCGGGGAATCTTGCCCAACGCCTTGAGGACTTGATTGAGCGTGGTGAAATCGATGGTTTGATGGTATCTAACGGTCCAGGGGATCCTGCCGCGGTTTCAGAGGGGATCGAGGCTCTGAGCAAGGTCGCGGGGCGAATTCCAACCTTCGGTATCTGTCTTGGTCATCAGCTATTAGCGTTGGCCTTAGGGGCGACAACCTATAAGCTTAGTTTTGGCCATCGAGGGGCCAACCAGCCGGTTCGAAATCTACTGACTGGTCGAGTCGAAATCACCAGCCAAAATCACGGTTTTTGTGTTGATGAAGGCTCTTTAGAGGCTGCTGGCCTTGAGGTGACTCACAGGCATCTCAACGATGGCACTGTGGCAGGTTTCAGGCATCCTCAGCGACCAATTTTCAGTGTTCAGTATCACCCCGAAGCATCACCTGGGCCTCATGATGCTCAGGACCTTTTTCGGTGCTTTCGGAGCATGATGGAACGTCCTAGACCGCTTGATGCTGAGATGCTTCTCGAATCTTCAAGCATGGCATTCACCTAA
- a CDS encoding ATP-binding protein, with translation MQSASHQVTLADLEQATQLLLEQLLPALEGAGYSETSRFAIRLALEETLTNAFQHGNQGDPRKKVSLKWAFDDQAANFDVIDEGDGFDPVAVPDPTVEENLEIPAGRGLILVRSFMTELQVIAPGNHIKMRYVVPTGQEPG, from the coding sequence ATGCAAAGTGCCTCTCATCAAGTAACTCTTGCAGACCTTGAGCAAGCTACGCAGCTGCTACTGGAGCAACTTCTGCCCGCGCTTGAAGGGGCCGGCTACTCCGAAACGAGTCGCTTTGCTATTCGGCTTGCACTCGAGGAAACCTTGACCAATGCATTTCAGCATGGCAATCAAGGTGACCCCCGTAAAAAAGTATCGCTGAAGTGGGCCTTTGATGACCAAGCAGCCAACTTTGATGTCATCGATGAGGGCGATGGGTTTGATCCAGTAGCAGTGCCTGACCCAACGGTTGAAGAGAATCTAGAGATTCCCGCTGGGCGCGGCCTGATCTTGGTACGCTCATTTATGACTGAGCTACAAGTGATTGCCCCAGGCAATCACATCAAGATGCGCTACGTAGTGCCGACAGGCCAAGAGCCCGGCTAA
- a CDS encoding STAS domain-containing protein — MMNPAQSRVRVEERDGVTCILFVDRNILDEANIQQIGAEISEIIDQRDTPAILISFMEVDHLSSAALGVLITLNKKVADKGGQLRLTNIDQQIMEVFKITKLDQLFSIHDTVEDGLASLN, encoded by the coding sequence ATGATGAATCCCGCCCAATCACGCGTTCGTGTTGAGGAAAGAGATGGCGTCACCTGTATCCTCTTCGTTGATCGCAACATTCTTGACGAAGCCAATATTCAGCAAATTGGTGCAGAGATATCAGAGATTATTGATCAGCGAGATACCCCCGCCATACTGATCAGTTTTATGGAGGTTGATCACCTTTCCTCTGCGGCCTTGGGTGTACTGATCACACTCAACAAGAAAGTTGCCGACAAGGGTGGTCAATTGAGACTCACCAATATTGACCAACAGATTATGGAAGTCTTTAAGATCACTAAGTTAGACCAGCTCTTTTCGATTCACGATACTGTTGAGGATGGGCTCGCCAGTCTCAATTGA
- a CDS encoding S8 family serine peptidase — MTRLQSPAKSLFKSCILGVLSISLLTIGNTALGQVEDRESRAPTARTNQLSKDIALEEMSETDIEEINGRPLISRQIIPKTNKLIKPTGYDARLIIKFADDMKARPQADGMIMSRSRQSTFEVDVLARRYGAIFSSPFRKLQEGDLNRIRSKAAINSGKAQPDLAGMMYIEVADAFSQQLAKELQALDCVEWIAYETKPEPHGYVNSSPPAATLAASTMAPVLGAGACCVGTGCIQATQADCNNVGGNFVGGLCAADTCTGACCFPQGFQNACLLLTSQECAVQGGTFNLATIGQGQAACATGCEGRGCEADGTCVDNAVSNQFPQADFVIGGTCALNPCPPAPGVGACCVPAPAGEALEAAECEETDAATCGAINAIFQGGLTCDEALCLEGACTSDFIDPNATITITTLADCANSYDPLTNPNPSFAGFGHNEQTDVFELARDGFFGSCCLGTSCMITFGVDIEGATEACSAIGDELGVPSFWTPPEFINDEQEVRNSLCTELDNQGVPSGRCRETGICAIPGEGCFTTSVAICVGAVEGTFIAWRDTTGNFPPLECGEPLSPEVAPGDEVLFGTCCAQGAPASNVANIPASPFSCLSNIPTFQNIITGARVRPYAVYVPDDEIPEGIPKAICDRLGFPWEVIFTSGSTDCIDLPCQFDSGLFPCGYDWWWLSWTGQAPVPGWTPPADNVPSQRYQGPCHQALTFYNCWDYGDTDTPGTACCDDIVGLYAGCSGQPGQELAEIWNTWCQQLAMSVCDDAQDLIEQVAFPPLAECPVVYAGLGLPRPLSANTFGYCPCIGSVLAGPCDQPNGTRGCENAQCCTTVCAIESFGYCCTAGWDSGCAEIASIMCNRSQENSSDPLFPPIPRCSDPMCADYDTPDFTDGQGYLTPIAYGFRETFYGGQVSSDFPTLAFPTPSFVQPNLRGILPACTGFESGVSGYMGQGLYLEEWRKKKLDPFWYKWAGLYGIGAEYQQEYGRDLASTDGVIYNRTRGYGVRVAVIDYSYIEMHEDLNVTLEPDVTMQLLPEPYGPAHGTAVLGIINAVDQTRPNPGLPNNDQPNNLEQIGVVGIAPEAEAYFFPLQSLEDGPRELEAWTNALNTLSIGDVICAPYGPNGGGDCLNTIEPVWQLAGVAADLGITVVMSAGNASQDLTGQPDFGDNGAIITAAGSPGGASSSSDDVVIPEWDASVTQGSIPLYFSSYNSEGPTGAGDPSGWPDTGNQISLLMWGRNVYTTGGTTPIVDLAFNPDFTQGIGNLDCYDPIDPFPIGPNWNPCQKAESNVAYGTRILERAYTNDFSGTSAAAAMVAAVACDVQGFHNQYYGIDASPQQLRAALTATARGNATPPISAGAGEEGPFYGFGSPRPREACLALVAQSDLAYDDSPWLDDIYVLTGVHIGGNIFSVKGEGDNNSFIVRTKRTRGTNSTDAPFPFNEVTYPVSGPITDIGVVVDSEANRFSAADVTVVIGTPGVRTAFFSYIYNPNTSRWDYLYYELLESTAEEPPEDDYITIDIPIEYVNWYVNDGDINLRFWTYQVDFGGAGLSTPGQNPSDDPHPSDYSLMRYEFIGFDIDNGGLGDGNNGGPISN; from the coding sequence ATGACGCGCCTGCAATCCCCTGCTAAGAGCCTCTTCAAAAGCTGCATCCTTGGAGTTCTTTCAATATCTCTACTGACCATAGGCAATACTGCCCTGGGTCAGGTTGAAGATCGTGAAAGTCGAGCACCCACAGCTCGAACGAACCAACTCAGCAAAGACATTGCTCTTGAAGAAATGAGTGAAACGGACATTGAGGAAATTAATGGGCGACCACTCATTTCACGTCAGATAATTCCTAAAACCAATAAGCTCATCAAACCGACTGGTTACGACGCAAGATTGATCATCAAGTTCGCAGATGACATGAAAGCCCGGCCTCAGGCTGACGGCATGATCATGTCTCGTTCCCGCCAAAGTACCTTCGAAGTCGATGTCTTAGCTCGAAGGTACGGGGCGATATTCAGCTCACCATTTCGAAAACTCCAAGAAGGCGATCTCAACCGCATCCGATCAAAAGCGGCGATCAATTCTGGCAAGGCCCAACCTGATCTAGCTGGCATGATGTATATCGAAGTAGCAGATGCATTCTCGCAGCAACTTGCAAAAGAATTACAAGCGCTTGATTGTGTCGAGTGGATTGCTTATGAAACCAAACCTGAGCCACATGGCTATGTCAATTCGTCACCACCAGCGGCAACACTCGCCGCCAGTACGATGGCCCCAGTCCTAGGCGCAGGCGCTTGCTGTGTGGGAACAGGCTGTATTCAAGCAACTCAAGCAGACTGCAATAATGTTGGAGGCAACTTCGTTGGTGGCCTATGTGCAGCAGATACATGTACCGGTGCCTGCTGCTTTCCTCAGGGATTTCAAAATGCCTGCTTGCTACTCACCAGCCAGGAATGCGCTGTCCAAGGCGGCACGTTCAATCTAGCGACTATCGGACAAGGTCAGGCGGCCTGTGCAACCGGCTGCGAAGGTCGTGGCTGTGAGGCCGATGGCACTTGTGTTGACAACGCCGTCAGCAATCAGTTTCCACAAGCAGATTTTGTTATTGGTGGCACTTGTGCCCTGAATCCTTGCCCTCCAGCACCAGGCGTTGGCGCTTGTTGTGTCCCTGCTCCTGCTGGCGAAGCACTCGAAGCAGCAGAATGTGAGGAGACAGACGCTGCCACATGCGGTGCCATCAACGCCATCTTTCAAGGCGGCCTTACTTGTGATGAAGCGCTCTGTCTTGAAGGTGCATGCACCTCAGATTTCATTGACCCAAATGCGACCATTACCATCACGACACTGGCTGATTGCGCCAATTCGTATGATCCACTTACCAACCCCAATCCTAGCTTTGCGGGCTTTGGACATAATGAACAGACAGACGTCTTTGAGCTAGCACGAGACGGTTTTTTCGGCTCTTGTTGCCTTGGCACGAGCTGTATGATTACGTTTGGAGTGGATATCGAGGGTGCGACTGAGGCATGTTCGGCAATTGGAGACGAACTGGGCGTGCCCTCATTCTGGACGCCACCAGAGTTTATTAATGACGAGCAGGAAGTCAGGAACTCACTGTGCACTGAATTAGATAATCAAGGCGTCCCATCAGGTCGCTGTAGAGAAACCGGCATCTGTGCCATTCCAGGCGAAGGCTGTTTTACGACGTCTGTTGCAATCTGTGTAGGTGCGGTCGAGGGCACGTTCATCGCTTGGCGCGATACCACTGGAAACTTCCCGCCTCTTGAATGCGGCGAGCCACTTTCACCTGAAGTGGCACCGGGTGATGAAGTCCTCTTTGGTACTTGCTGTGCACAGGGGGCACCCGCGTCAAATGTTGCTAACATTCCGGCCTCGCCTTTTAGTTGCCTCAGCAACATACCAACCTTTCAAAATATCATAACCGGCGCTCGAGTTCGTCCATACGCTGTGTACGTTCCAGACGACGAAATTCCAGAGGGCATCCCCAAGGCAATCTGCGATCGCCTTGGATTCCCATGGGAAGTGATCTTTACAAGCGGCTCAACTGACTGTATTGATCTGCCTTGCCAATTTGATTCGGGCCTTTTCCCTTGTGGTTATGACTGGTGGTGGCTTTCATGGACTGGCCAGGCACCGGTTCCCGGCTGGACACCTCCTGCAGATAACGTCCCGAGCCAACGATATCAAGGCCCCTGTCACCAAGCGTTGACGTTCTACAATTGCTGGGATTATGGTGATACCGATACACCTGGAACTGCATGTTGTGACGATATTGTCGGACTCTATGCAGGATGCAGTGGCCAACCAGGGCAAGAGCTTGCTGAGATCTGGAACACATGGTGCCAACAGCTGGCCATGTCCGTTTGTGATGATGCCCAGGATCTTATTGAACAAGTTGCATTCCCCCCGCTTGCAGAATGCCCTGTGGTGTATGCCGGCCTCGGACTACCACGACCTTTGAGTGCCAATACCTTCGGCTATTGCCCCTGTATTGGTTCTGTTCTCGCGGGGCCATGTGACCAGCCCAATGGAACCAGAGGATGTGAGAACGCACAATGCTGCACCACCGTGTGTGCTATTGAATCGTTTGGCTACTGCTGTACTGCAGGATGGGATTCGGGTTGTGCTGAAATCGCGAGCATCATGTGCAATCGATCACAAGAAAACAGTTCTGATCCACTCTTCCCTCCTATTCCACGTTGCAGTGACCCAATGTGTGCCGATTACGACACACCAGACTTCACCGATGGACAAGGGTACTTGACACCAATTGCGTATGGCTTCAGAGAGACGTTCTACGGTGGACAGGTCAGTTCTGACTTCCCAACACTTGCATTCCCCACCCCAAGCTTCGTACAGCCAAACCTTCGTGGCATCCTGCCCGCTTGCACCGGGTTTGAGTCTGGCGTCAGTGGCTACATGGGCCAAGGACTCTACCTAGAGGAGTGGCGAAAAAAGAAACTCGATCCCTTCTGGTACAAGTGGGCTGGCCTCTATGGCATTGGCGCCGAGTATCAGCAAGAATATGGTCGTGACCTCGCTTCAACTGACGGCGTGATCTACAACAGAACACGCGGATATGGCGTACGTGTTGCAGTGATTGACTATTCCTACATTGAGATGCATGAAGATCTCAATGTCACCCTTGAACCAGACGTGACCATGCAGTTATTGCCCGAACCCTACGGGCCCGCGCACGGCACGGCTGTACTAGGGATTATCAATGCAGTGGACCAGACGCGCCCCAATCCAGGGCTACCCAACAATGATCAGCCAAACAATCTGGAGCAGATTGGCGTCGTTGGCATCGCACCAGAAGCTGAGGCCTATTTCTTCCCACTTCAATCTCTTGAAGATGGCCCCCGAGAGCTCGAGGCATGGACCAATGCGCTCAACACACTTTCTATTGGTGATGTTATCTGTGCGCCGTATGGACCTAATGGCGGTGGTGATTGTCTCAATACCATTGAGCCGGTCTGGCAGCTTGCCGGAGTTGCCGCAGATCTCGGAATCACCGTGGTTATGTCAGCAGGCAATGCCAGCCAAGATCTGACTGGGCAACCAGATTTTGGCGACAACGGCGCCATTATTACGGCCGCTGGTTCCCCAGGTGGCGCCTCTTCCAGTTCTGACGATGTCGTGATACCTGAATGGGATGCTTCTGTAACCCAAGGATCGATACCACTCTACTTCAGCAGCTATAACTCAGAGGGACCAACTGGCGCCGGTGATCCCAGCGGATGGCCAGACACTGGTAATCAAATCAGTCTGTTGATGTGGGGACGTAACGTATACACCACTGGTGGAACAACACCAATTGTGGACCTGGCCTTCAACCCAGACTTCACCCAGGGGATTGGTAATTTGGACTGCTATGACCCAATTGATCCATTCCCAATAGGACCAAACTGGAATCCATGCCAGAAGGCGGAGTCGAACGTCGCGTATGGAACGCGCATCCTGGAACGTGCTTATACCAATGATTTTAGTGGCACCAGTGCTGCCGCCGCGATGGTTGCTGCAGTCGCTTGTGATGTCCAGGGCTTTCATAATCAATATTATGGAATTGACGCGTCACCCCAACAGCTTCGCGCTGCACTGACGGCAACAGCTCGAGGGAACGCTACACCACCGATTTCCGCCGGTGCTGGCGAGGAGGGACCCTTCTACGGGTTTGGTAGTCCACGACCGCGTGAAGCTTGCTTGGCCTTAGTAGCTCAAAGCGATCTGGCTTACGATGACTCACCTTGGCTTGATGATATATATGTCCTCACTGGCGTCCACATTGGTGGCAACATTTTCAGCGTCAAGGGTGAAGGCGACAACAATTCGTTCATCGTCCGCACCAAGCGAACACGTGGCACCAATTCAACTGACGCCCCATTCCCATTCAACGAAGTGACCTACCCAGTATCAGGCCCTATCACTGACATTGGCGTCGTCGTGGATAGCGAGGCGAATCGTTTTAGTGCTGCGGACGTAACGGTGGTGATCGGAACCCCTGGTGTTCGAACTGCCTTCTTTAGTTATATCTACAACCCAAATACTTCAAGATGGGATTACCTTTACTACGAGCTTCTAGAGTCCACGGCCGAAGAGCCACCTGAAGATGACTACATAACTATTGATATTCCTATCGAGTACGTCAACTGGTATGTCAATGACGGTGATATCAATCTCCGCTTCTGGACTTATCAGGTTGACTTCGGTGGCGCAGGGCTTTCGACCCCCGGCCAAAATCCATCGGATGACCCACACCCAAGTGACTACTCACTGATGCGATACGAGTTCATCGGCTTTGATATTGATAATGGTGGTTTGGGAGATGGTAATAACGGCGGGCCGATCTCGAATTGA